The following proteins are encoded in a genomic region of Streptomyces lunaelactis:
- the melC1 gene encoding apotyrosinase chaperone MelC1, translating into MPELTRRRALGAAAGAAAALAVAGTAAAAAAARKEHTAADPASFDEVYKGRRIQGTPSHGGGHHGGHGGGHGGGYSVHIDGEELHVMRNADGTWISVVNHYEPFATPRAVARAAVAELQGADLVPLVTV; encoded by the coding sequence ATGCCTGAACTCACCCGCCGACGCGCCCTGGGCGCCGCCGCAGGAGCGGCCGCCGCTCTCGCCGTAGCGGGCACCGCCGCCGCCGCGGCCGCCGCACGGAAGGAACACACCGCAGCCGATCCCGCGTCGTTCGACGAGGTCTACAAGGGTCGCCGTATACAAGGCACGCCGTCGCACGGCGGCGGACATCACGGCGGCCACGGTGGGGGACACGGTGGCGGCTACTCCGTGCACATAGACGGCGAAGAGCTGCATGTGATGCGCAACGCCGACGGCACCTGGATCAGCGTCGTCAACCACTACGAGCCGTTCGCCACGCCCCGCGCGGTGGCCCGCGCCGCCGTCGCCGAACTCCAGGGCGCCGACCTCGTCCCGCTCGTCACCGTCTGA
- the melC2 gene encoding tyrosinase MelC2, whose amino-acid sequence MTVRKNQAQLTSTEKRRFVDALLELKRTGQYDTFVTTHNAFIMSDTDNGDRVGHRSPSFLPWHRRFLIQFEQQLQAVDPDVALPYWDWTADRTAASSLWAADFLGGTGRSRDGQVMDGPFSAASGSWPVNVGVDGRTYLRRALGAGGRQLPTRAETDSVLAMSTYDAPPWNSASDGFRNHLEGWRGVNLHNRVHVWVGGQMATGVSPNDPVFWLHHAFIDRLWAQWQARHPGSPYLPAAGTPDVVDLRDTMRPWNDVTPADMLDHTRHYTYDAA is encoded by the coding sequence ATGACCGTACGCAAGAACCAGGCCCAGCTGACTTCAACCGAGAAGCGGCGCTTCGTCGACGCGCTGCTCGAGCTCAAGCGCACCGGGCAGTACGACACATTCGTCACCACCCACAACGCCTTCATCATGAGCGACACCGACAACGGGGACCGGGTCGGCCACCGCTCCCCGTCCTTCCTCCCCTGGCACCGCCGATTCCTCATACAGTTCGAGCAGCAGCTCCAGGCCGTGGATCCCGACGTGGCGCTGCCGTACTGGGACTGGACGGCGGACCGCACCGCCGCCTCCTCGCTCTGGGCGGCGGACTTCCTCGGCGGTACAGGCCGCAGCAGGGACGGCCAGGTGATGGACGGCCCCTTCTCGGCGGCCTCCGGCAGCTGGCCGGTCAATGTAGGGGTCGACGGGCGCACCTATCTGCGGCGGGCCCTCGGCGCCGGCGGGCGACAGCTGCCGACCCGGGCCGAGACCGACTCCGTACTCGCCATGTCCACCTATGACGCGCCGCCGTGGAACAGCGCGTCGGACGGCTTCCGCAACCACCTGGAAGGCTGGCGCGGCGTCAATCTGCACAATCGGGTGCATGTCTGGGTGGGCGGCCAGATGGCCACCGGTGTCTCCCCGAACGATCCGGTGTTCTGGCTGCACCATGCCTTCATCGACCGGCTCTGGGCGCAGTGGCAGGCCCGCCACCCCGGCTCGCCCTACCTCCCGGCCGCCGGCACCCCGGACGTCGTCGACCTGCGCGACACCATGCGCCCGTGGAACGACGTGACCCCCGCGGACATGCTCGACCACACCCGCCACTACACCTACGACGCGGCCTAG
- a CDS encoding DUF6461 domain-containing protein — translation MTSVTAHDYAWIRSSPLFRHALETGYTLTLVRGVTPVDVLRVMEAEPQGTCTGADALIERQEELLDATDYWDESFISGAFTVPGVGGDWTLVLHFDGGVGMRPRFLEALSAGGRAVVHSSNGGKPIHLFHWYEDGELRTTFEWPTARDGSTPDALNSVMREVGFDLSDDEGDTGARVDTKAVVLALAERLTGVRVTEELLRDAEYHLGHLPEEPAEEWTGIVIDITDAHGERLYKEVTREEVEAAVARARAESAEPIVILGPSSPAP, via the coding sequence ATGACTTCGGTAACCGCACATGACTACGCCTGGATACGTTCCTCCCCGTTGTTCCGCCACGCGCTGGAGACCGGGTACACCCTGACCCTGGTGCGGGGCGTCACCCCGGTGGATGTGCTACGGGTGATGGAGGCGGAGCCGCAGGGCACGTGCACAGGGGCGGACGCGCTGATCGAGCGGCAGGAGGAACTGCTTGACGCGACGGACTACTGGGACGAGTCCTTCATCTCGGGTGCGTTCACCGTGCCAGGCGTCGGCGGCGACTGGACGCTTGTCCTGCACTTCGACGGTGGCGTGGGGATGCGGCCACGCTTTCTGGAGGCCTTGTCGGCAGGCGGGCGTGCCGTGGTGCACTCCAGCAACGGAGGCAAACCCATCCACCTGTTCCACTGGTACGAGGACGGGGAGCTTCGGACCACCTTCGAGTGGCCCACGGCCAGGGACGGCAGCACCCCCGACGCTCTCAACTCGGTGATGCGTGAGGTCGGTTTCGATCTCTCCGACGACGAGGGCGACACTGGCGCGCGAGTCGACACCAAGGCGGTGGTCCTCGCCCTCGCCGAGCGGCTGACCGGTGTGCGGGTGACGGAGGAACTGCTCCGGGATGCCGAGTACCACCTCGGGCACCTGCCCGAGGAGCCCGCCGAGGAGTGGACCGGCATCGTCATCGACATCACCGACGCCCACGGGGAACGCCTCTACAAGGAAGTCACACGCGAGGAGGTCGAGGCCGCCGTGGCGCGCGCCCGCGCCGAGTCCGCGGAACCGATTGTCATCCTCGGGCCCTCGTCACCCGCTCCCTGA